From Amia ocellicauda isolate fAmiCal2 chromosome 12, fAmiCal2.hap1, whole genome shotgun sequence, a single genomic window includes:
- the LOC136764887 gene encoding B-cell receptor CD22, giving the protein MGVEETLRLLGATLLLLPGVLGGTLVVTYPVSQICALRGSSVLIPCTYEYPDNATVTERKWTNLPNNSNYDQPPFIYHSREEHLDTNYTGRVQYTEQDRSCSFKLTGIRSSDSRKYYFRITIDRKPKSVLGLNGVNLSVADGPLTVKVKTTRHNSVILEGDNVTLTCSTQSCSPNQTEFTWFKDGRPTYNTTSNTLSFNNVSYEHFGNYSCAAKDNTSVQSPQITLNVEYTPKNTSVSVSPSGEIVEGSSVTLTCSSNANPPVQNYTWFKTNGAAVWENGSGQSITITNISPGDSGQYYCEAHNKHGAHNSTAVPLPVTGNITRLLLAVFGSLVPVIVVAVVFIICIKRRKTGPSREDDSRHIVSEAATEDLYSNVRKTGSPGREQSQSAAVQGNDLNYATVNFQHKSAPSNDAATNPETEDPSVIYSSVKT; this is encoded by the exons ATGGGTGTGGAAGAGACGCTGCGCTTACTGGGGGCGACTCTGCTCCTCCTGCCTG GTGTGCTGGGTGGTACTCTGGTGGTGACGTATCCAGTGTCACAGATCTGTGCCCTGAGGGGCTCCTCTGTGCTCATACCCTGTACCTACGAATATCCTGACAATGCCACAGTGACAGAGAGGAAGTGGACGAATTTACCAAATAATAGTAACTATGATCAACCCCCCTTTATTTATCACAGTAGAGAGGAACATCTCGACACTAACTACACAGGCAGAGTGCAGTATACTGAACAAGACAGGAGCTGCAGCTTCAAGTTGACAGGTATAAGGAGCTCTGACAGCAGGAAATATTACTTCAGAATAACAATAGACAGAAAACCAAAATCAGTCCTGGGTCTGAATGGAGTGAACCTCAGTGTTGCTG ATGGTCCCTTGACAGTTAAAGTGAAAACAACAAGACACAACTCAGTCATTCTAGAAGGAGACAATGTGACCCTGACCTGCAGCACACAGAGCTGCTCTCCAAACCAGACAGAGTTCACCTGGTTTAAGGATGGCCGGCCCACCTACAACACCACATCAAACACACTGAGCTTTAATAATGTTTCCTATGAACACTTTGGAAACTACTCCTGTGCTGCAAAAGACAATACAAGTGTGCAGTCTCCACAGATCACTTTGAACGTTGAAT ACACCCCAAAGAACACCTCAGTGTCAGTCAGCCCCTCTGGTGAAATAGTGGAAGGCAGTTCTGTCACCCtgacctgcagcagcaatgcaaaCCCACCAGTGCAGAACTACACCTGGTTTAAGACCAatggagctgctgtctgggagaaCGGATCAGGGCAGAGTATCACCATTACAAACATCAGCCCTGGAGACAGTGGGCAGTACTACTGTGAAGCACACAATAAACATGGAGCTCACAACTCTACAGCTGTACCTCTGCCAGTGACAG ggaaCATCACCAGGCTCCTTCTGGCTGTATTTGGAAGCCTAGTGCCTGTAATAGTGGTCGCTGTCGTGTTCATCATCTGCATCAAGAG GAGGAAGACTGGTCCATCCAGAGAAGACGACAGCAGACACATAGTGTCAGAG GCTGCAACAGAGGACTTGTACAGTAatgtgagaaaaacaggttcCCCGGGGAGAGAGCAGAGCCAGAGCGCTGCAGTGCAGGGGAATGATCTCAACTACGCCACCGTTAACTTCCAGCACAAGTCAGCGCCCAG CAATGATGCCGCCACCAACCCAGAAACGGAAGACCCCTCGGTTATCTACAGCTCAGTAAAGACATAA